In Aegilops tauschii subsp. strangulata cultivar AL8/78 chromosome 3, Aet v6.0, whole genome shotgun sequence, one genomic interval encodes:
- the LOC109739281 gene encoding uncharacterized protein, with translation MRKGSECTRISPETTTSANPMFSRQASRSGARTERDARPRQARGGCRLLRTARWTAARFYRRARVSVVTAFWSAPSRRGSSSSTSSAASRSPEYTPARNSSRRQSGPVAVADDSHKSEAVEECIRFMNSSSRKYR, from the coding sequence ATGAGGAAGGGCAGCGAGTGCACCAGGATCAGCCCGGAGACCACCACCAGCGCCAACCCTATGTTCTCCCGGCAGGCCAGCAGGTCCGGCGCCCGGACGGAACGGGACGCCCGGCCGAGGCAGGCGCGCGGCGGCTGCCGCCTGCTGAGGACCGCGCGGTGGACCGCCGCGAGGTTCTACCGGCGCGCGAGGGTGAGCGTCGTCACGGCCTTCTGGTCGGCGCCGAGCAGGAGAGGCTCTtccagttccacttccagtgctGCTTCACGCTCGCCGGAGTATACGCCGGCGAGGAACAGCAGCAGGCGGCAGTCCGGGCCGGTGGCCGTCGCCGATGACTCCCACAAGAGCGAAGCCGTGGAGGAGTGCATCAGGTTCATGAACTCCTCGTCCAGGAAGTATCgctag